Proteins encoded by one window of candidate division WOR-3 bacterium:
- the era gene encoding GTPase Era produces MEHKCGYVAILGRPNVGKSTLLNALLNFKLSIVTPKPQTTRNKILGILNAEDYQIIFIDTPGILKPQYTLQRLMQKEITSAVSTADLFLIVVEPFLPPNEEEVSLIKKVSSYPMILAINKIDCVDKPSLLPIIDAYQKFPFREIHPISALNQDGIEDLKKSIVNNLPYAEPFYPKDQLSEKPERFFIAELIRETIFTQYGEEIPYSTIVEIEEVKERETGKTYIRAIIYVQKPTQRAIILGKDGNAIKKLGSTARKKIEQFLNKPVYLELIVKVKEDWRDNESFIKDILYKI; encoded by the coding sequence ATGGAACATAAATGCGGTTATGTAGCAATTTTAGGTCGCCCCAATGTCGGTAAATCAACTCTCCTTAATGCACTTTTAAATTTTAAACTTTCCATTGTCACGCCCAAACCCCAGACCACTCGCAATAAGATTTTAGGTATCCTTAACGCTGAAGATTATCAGATAATTTTTATCGATACGCCTGGTATTTTGAAACCACAATATACCTTGCAACGATTAATGCAAAAAGAAATTACCTCTGCAGTCTCAACTGCTGACTTGTTTTTGATTGTAGTTGAACCTTTTTTACCGCCGAATGAAGAAGAGGTATCCCTGATTAAAAAAGTCAGTTCTTACCCGATGATTCTGGCAATCAATAAAATTGACTGTGTTGACAAACCTTCTTTATTACCAATTATTGATGCATATCAGAAATTTCCTTTTCGAGAAATTCATCCCATCTCGGCGCTTAATCAAGATGGCATCGAAGACCTAAAGAAAAGCATTGTTAATAATTTGCCTTATGCGGAGCCATTCTATCCCAAAGACCAACTGAGCGAGAAACCTGAACGATTTTTTATTGCCGAATTAATTCGAGAAACAATATTTACTCAATATGGTGAAGAAATCCCTTATTCAACTATTGTTGAAATCGAGGAGGTTAAAGAACGGGAAACGGGAAAAACTTATATTCGAGCGATAATTTATGTTCAAAAGCCAACCCAGCGAGCAATTATCCTTGGTAAAGACGGAAACGCTATAAAAAAATTAGGCAGTACCGCCAGAAAAAAAATTGAACAGTTTTTAAATAAACCGGTATATTTGGAATTAATAGTAAAAGTCAAAGAAGACTGGCGTGATAACGAATCTTTTATTAAAGATATTCTCTATAAAATATAA
- a CDS encoding TrkA family potassium uptake protein, giving the protein MAKSFVVIGLGRFGSSIARALAEKGFEVMVIDSDENEVREFAELVTHSFVLDATDERALKDIGVADVDVAIVSVGQNIDTSILITLILKELGVKQVIVKAVNDRHGKILQRIGADKVIYPEREVATRLAESFFSTKIFDYIELSPIHSIIEIAAPKQFIGKTLKQIGLREKYNVTVIAIKRKIPIITEKGTPDFKEDVIIGPGAEDEISEGDILTILGKYEDLEKIERM; this is encoded by the coding sequence TTGGCTAAAAGTTTTGTTGTTATTGGGTTAGGACGCTTTGGCTCGAGCATTGCTCGTGCCTTAGCCGAAAAAGGCTTTGAAGTAATGGTTATTGACTCAGACGAAAACGAAGTTCGAGAATTTGCAGAACTAGTGACACATAGTTTTGTTTTAGATGCAACTGATGAGCGCGCTCTCAAAGATATCGGTGTTGCTGATGTTGATGTTGCTATTGTCAGTGTTGGTCAAAATATCGATACTAGTATTCTTATTACTTTGATTCTGAAAGAACTTGGTGTCAAACAAGTGATTGTTAAAGCTGTTAATGACCGTCATGGCAAAATCCTCCAGCGCATTGGCGCAGATAAAGTAATTTATCCAGAACGCGAAGTGGCAACTCGACTTGCAGAAAGTTTCTTTTCCACAAAAATCTTTGATTACATTGAACTTTCGCCAATTCACAGTATAATTGAAATTGCTGCGCCAAAACAGTTTATTGGTAAAACATTAAAACAAATTGGCCTTCGGGAAAAATATAATGTAACAGTTATTGCTATCAAACGCAAAATTCCGATTATCACAGAAAAGGGAACACCGGATTTCAAAGAAGATGTAATTATTGGCCCTGGGGCTGAGGATGAAATCTCAGAAGGTGATATTTTGACGATTCTTGGTAAATATGAAGACTTAGAAAAAATTGAACGAATGTAA
- the tolB gene encoding Tol-Pal system beta propeller repeat protein TolB, with product MKHKIFLIILCVSSLWQILYAQQEIWAKITAGATRKKISIVIADFLLPSIAPELLSNVSKNIKQVISDDLGYSLYFEIVPMPIDSTLSTYEKRIDFNKWSKIGAQVLLAGDIQIKKRTILNIRLYDLFSRRLIGTKGYEITENYRWLAHKIADDVIKLLTGEEGINQTQIAFSIRIGKNKELARVDYDGFNFQQLTKDGGYKLFPDWSPLANKIAFCSYAKNNLNIYTYDLNKDKIDLFCGKDGLNTTPAYSPDGKTIALSLTIDGTPDIYLMNADGKNLRRLTYGHSIDISPTWSPSGRELAFVSDRTGTPQIYIINVDGTNMRRLTFEGSYNTSPAWSPRGDLIAFVSRVEDGTNQIFITDLTGDNRMRLTSLRNNEEPSWSPDGLHIAFSSNRTGTYEIWTMHWNGTGLRQITNVGGAFSPTWSPRLLK from the coding sequence GTGAAGCATAAGATATTTTTAATTATTCTCTGTGTTTCGTCTTTGTGGCAAATTCTTTATGCTCAACAAGAAATTTGGGCAAAAATTACTGCCGGTGCTACCAGAAAAAAGATTAGCATTGTTATCGCTGATTTTCTTTTACCATCTATTGCTCCAGAATTATTATCTAATGTTAGTAAAAATATAAAACAAGTGATATCTGACGATTTAGGTTATTCGCTTTATTTTGAAATAGTTCCAATGCCCATCGATTCCACACTCAGCACATATGAAAAAAGGATTGATTTTAATAAATGGTCGAAAATAGGCGCCCAAGTGCTTTTAGCCGGCGATATCCAAATTAAGAAGCGAACTATATTAAACATTAGACTTTATGATTTATTTAGTCGAAGACTTATTGGAACTAAGGGATATGAAATTACGGAAAACTACCGTTGGTTAGCACATAAGATTGCCGATGATGTAATTAAATTATTAACTGGTGAAGAAGGCATCAACCAGACTCAAATTGCATTTTCTATAAGAATCGGAAAAAATAAAGAATTAGCACGGGTTGATTATGATGGCTTTAATTTTCAGCAACTCACTAAAGATGGTGGCTACAAACTCTTTCCTGACTGGTCACCATTAGCAAATAAGATTGCTTTTTGCAGTTATGCTAAAAACAATCTCAATATTTATACTTATGATCTAAACAAAGATAAAATTGACTTATTTTGTGGTAAAGATGGTCTTAATACTACGCCGGCCTATTCGCCGGATGGCAAAACAATAGCACTCAGTTTAACTATCGATGGAACTCCGGATATTTATTTAATGAATGCTGATGGCAAAAATCTTCGGCGCCTTACTTATGGTCATTCAATAGACATTTCCCCAACCTGGTCGCCATCAGGTCGTGAATTGGCATTTGTCTCGGACCGTACCGGCACACCCCAAATTTATATAATTAATGTTGATGGCACCAATATGCGGCGCCTGACTTTTGAAGGCTCTTATAATACTTCGCCGGCTTGGTCTCCTCGTGGCGATTTAATTGCTTTCGTCTCACGCGTTGAAGATGGTACAAATCAGATTTTTATTACGGATTTAACTGGGGATAACCGCATGCGGCTCACTAGCTTGAGAAATAATGAAGAACCATCTTGGTCTCCAGATGGACTACATATTGCTTTTAGTTCTAATCGCACTGGTACCTATGAAATTTGGACAATGCACTGGAATGGTACGGGACTGCGCCAAATTACCAATGTAGGCGGCGCCTTTTCACCAACTTGGTCGCCAAGGTTATTGAAATGA
- a CDS encoding ferritin family protein, with protein MNLTIYSLKDLLVTALKSEVESRNIYTRLAESVENFLLKDRFNFLASEEEKHRAFFENLFKQKFPQRKISLPKKSPVPLPQINFDEKNFVISEILLSAMKAEKAAYDFYTKLTKRFKDSPEIQKMLHYIASMEMGHYRILELEKENAEKFESHDIEWPLMHVGP; from the coding sequence ATGAATTTAACGATATATAGTCTAAAAGATTTATTGGTTACCGCACTCAAAAGCGAGGTTGAGAGTCGAAACATATATACTCGTTTGGCGGAAAGTGTGGAAAATTTTCTCTTAAAAGACCGATTTAATTTTCTTGCCAGTGAAGAAGAAAAACACCGAGCATTTTTCGAAAATCTGTTTAAACAGAAATTTCCCCAAAGGAAAATTTCTTTACCGAAAAAAAGTCCAGTTCCTTTACCCCAAATAAATTTTGATGAGAAAAACTTTGTGATTAGTGAGATTTTATTAAGTGCAATGAAAGCCGAAAAAGCCGCCTATGATTTTTACACCAAATTGACTAAGAGATTTAAGGACAGTCCTGAGATTCAAAAGATGCTTCATTATATTGCGTCAATGGAAATGGGACATTATCGGATATTGGAACTGGAAAAAGAGAATGCGGAAAAGTTTGAGAGTCACGATATCGAATGGCCCTTGATGCATGTCGGACCATAA
- a CDS encoding ferritin-like domain-containing protein — protein sequence MASKQLMDMLNKAIARELQVAIQYMWQHVQWKGVKAFAVKDELKAIAITEMKHAEAIAERLNYLGGIPTTKPEPIFVGTTLKQMITQDKKDEEGAVKLYKEIIAMAEKEGDITTKKMFEGILADEEEHLDTFIGLLEEI from the coding sequence ATGGCAAGCAAGCAATTAATGGATATGTTAAATAAAGCCATTGCCCGAGAATTGCAAGTTGCAATTCAATATATGTGGCAACATGTGCAGTGGAAAGGTGTTAAAGCCTTTGCCGTGAAAGATGAACTGAAAGCAATCGCCATTACAGAAATGAAACATGCGGAAGCAATTGCCGAACGATTAAACTATTTGGGCGGAATTCCTACAACAAAACCAGAACCAATTTTTGTGGGCACAACCTTAAAACAGATGATTACTCAAGACAAAAAAGATGAGGAAGGCGCGGTCAAATTATATAAAGAGATAATCGCAATGGCAGAAAAAGAAGGCGATATTACAACTAAGAAAATGTTTGAAGGCATTTTAGCCGACGAAGAAGAACACCTTGATACATTTATTGGATTATTAGAAGAAATATAA
- a CDS encoding TrkH family potassium uptake protein, translated as MARLASQVNPGRLLVFGYLSIIIVGALLLYLPIASKNISLIDAFYTATSAVCVTGLIVRDTATDFTLFGKLIILLLIQIGGIGYMTLSTTFFFFLRQKLSLRDRLVAKESFNVFTYDNLKRFGFTVLRVTLVFEALGALALFIYFLHYTPMKIFYALGHAIFHSVSAFCNAGFSTFSENLTNYSTNYFVLLTISFLFICGGIGFVVISDLYKTYVKKINNHLSLHTKTVLTTTLILIVVGTLLILLLEWRGSLRLYPTSLKILNAYFHAVTARTAGFNTLSLKIFHPATLLFIIVLMFIGASPGGTGGGVKTTTFSIILLQIKALLTGQSEIFLYRRRVAQEQIFKAFLIVGLAISWLLTSLILLLIFNKPDMNILTCLFELFSAFGTVGLSRGSEIMTNLSASYDFTVLGKLVIILTMLIGRVGILTLATALIRKKIISYSYPEGVILVG; from the coding sequence ATGGCACGACTCGCAAGCCAAGTAAACCCTGGTCGGTTACTGGTTTTTGGTTATTTGTCCATTATTATCGTTGGTGCATTACTCTTATATCTTCCTATCGCATCTAAAAATATTAGCCTGATTGATGCGTTTTATACCGCAACTTCAGCAGTTTGTGTCACGGGATTGATTGTAAGAGATACTGCTACAGACTTTACATTATTTGGAAAATTAATCATTCTATTATTAATTCAAATTGGTGGTATAGGTTATATGACCCTTTCTACGACTTTTTTCTTCTTCTTAAGGCAGAAACTAAGTTTGCGAGACCGATTGGTTGCCAAAGAATCATTCAATGTCTTTACTTACGACAATCTTAAGCGATTCGGCTTTACTGTCTTAAGAGTTACTTTAGTTTTTGAAGCATTAGGGGCACTTGCCCTTTTTATCTATTTTTTACACTATACGCCAATGAAAATTTTTTATGCATTAGGTCATGCAATCTTTCATTCAGTTTCCGCATTCTGTAATGCCGGCTTCTCCACTTTTTCTGAAAATCTCACTAACTATTCAACAAATTATTTTGTCTTATTAACAATATCTTTTCTTTTCATTTGTGGTGGTATTGGCTTTGTTGTGATTTCTGATTTATATAAGACCTATGTCAAAAAAATTAATAACCATCTTTCCTTACATACCAAAACAGTGTTAACAACCACATTAATCCTTATTGTTGTTGGCACACTGTTAATTCTTTTATTAGAGTGGCGTGGTTCTTTAAGACTTTATCCGACTTCCTTAAAAATTCTCAATGCCTACTTTCATGCGGTAACTGCGCGAACTGCTGGATTTAATACTCTTAGTCTCAAAATCTTTCATCCGGCAACTTTATTATTTATAATTGTTTTAATGTTTATCGGTGCTTCGCCTGGCGGAACAGGTGGTGGTGTTAAAACGACCACTTTCAGTATTATTTTGCTTCAAATTAAAGCCCTACTCACCGGCCAATCGGAAATTTTTCTATATCGGCGACGGGTCGCTCAAGAACAAATTTTTAAGGCATTTTTAATTGTTGGCTTAGCCATATCTTGGCTCTTGACATCTCTGATTTTACTCTTAATCTTTAATAAACCCGATATGAACATACTTACATGTCTTTTTGAATTATTTTCGGCATTTGGTACAGTCGGCTTATCTCGTGGCTCTGAGATAATGACTAATCTTTCTGCATCCTATGATTTTACAGTCTTAGGAAAATTAGTCATCATCCTAACAATGCTTATTGGCCGAGTTGGTATCTTAACCTTAGCCACCGCATTAATTAGAAAAAAAATTATATCGTACTCATATCCTGAGGGGGTGATTTTAGTTGGCTAA
- a CDS encoding ferredoxin:glutaredoxin reductase, which produces MTEVNITETEVQALYEKLIKDCKASGYYLNPDTEFVKDLIKGLLMNEKRYGYQSCPCRIASGVKEEDLDIICPCDYRDADLNDFGTCYCALYVTREVIEGKKKVSSIPERRLPLEIRKNMRRASVKEISTFLSLPVWRCKVCGYLCAREKPPDICPICKVSSDRFERFI; this is translated from the coding sequence ATGACTGAAGTCAATATCACCGAAACCGAAGTCCAAGCATTATACGAAAAGTTAATTAAAGATTGTAAAGCATCAGGGTATTATCTCAATCCTGATACCGAATTTGTTAAGGATTTGATAAAGGGACTTCTAATGAACGAAAAGCGGTATGGTTATCAATCTTGTCCGTGTCGAATCGCCTCAGGAGTCAAAGAAGAAGATTTAGATATTATCTGCCCTTGTGATTATCGGGATGCCGATTTAAATGATTTTGGTACTTGTTATTGTGCATTATATGTAACCCGCGAAGTCATCGAAGGTAAGAAAAAGGTCAGCTCAATTCCGGAAAGAAGATTACCTTTAGAAATAAGAAAAAATATGCGCAGGGCAAGTGTCAAAGAAATTTCTACTTTTTTATCGTTACCAGTGTGGCGGTGTAAAGTTTGTGGCTATTTGTGCGCCCGCGAAAAGCCTCCTGACATTTGTCCAATTTGTAAGGTCTCAAGCGATCGGTTCGAAAGATTTATCTAA
- a CDS encoding tetratricopeptide repeat protein: MSKKKPVTAQDYIELGQFYILNQRYSEAIKQFKSALKLQPDAKVYFQLGLAYEASNQIPEAQEMYRKALQLDPQLKEASEHLERISS; encoded by the coding sequence ATGTCTAAGAAAAAACCTGTGACCGCGCAAGATTATATTGAACTTGGTCAATTTTATATCTTGAATCAGAGATATTCTGAAGCCATAAAACAGTTTAAGTCGGCATTAAAATTACAGCCTGACGCCAAGGTCTACTTTCAATTAGGACTAGCATACGAAGCATCCAATCAAATTCCTGAAGCGCAAGAAATGTATCGTAAAGCACTACAACTTGACCCTCAACTCAAAGAAGCCTCTGAACATCTGGAACGAATCTCAAGTTAA
- a CDS encoding acetyl-CoA carboxylase carboxyltransferase subunit alpha produces the protein MADNWLDFEKPIADIYNRIQELIPLSGYEDEIAKLRNQAERLKTKIYSNLTPWQKVLMARHPLRPYTQDYLDLMTTEFIELAGDRSYADDKAIIAGLAKLEVAENNFLNLVIIGTQKGRETKEKILRNFGMPHPEGYRKALRVMKLAEKFDLPIVTLVDTPGAYPGVGAEERGQAEAIARNLKEMAVLRVPIVAIITGEGGSGGALALAVGNRVLMMEYAIYSVISPEGCASILWRDSDKAEEAAKVLKITAQDLLQFGIIDEIIPEPLGGAHQDYRLASQYLKQSIIKNLSELKSLSKEELVRQRIEKFQNIGIYRDRA, from the coding sequence ATGGCCGACAATTGGCTGGATTTTGAAAAACCGATTGCAGATATCTATAATCGAATTCAAGAACTTATTCCGTTAAGTGGTTATGAAGATGAAATTGCGAAGTTGCGGAATCAGGCAGAACGGCTAAAAACAAAGATATATTCTAATCTTACACCTTGGCAAAAAGTATTAATGGCGCGTCATCCGTTAAGACCCTATACTCAAGATTATCTCGATTTGATGACCACTGAATTTATTGAATTGGCTGGCGACCGGAGTTATGCGGATGACAAAGCAATTATTGCAGGATTGGCAAAACTTGAAGTTGCTGAAAACAATTTTTTGAATTTAGTAATAATCGGAACTCAAAAGGGAAGAGAAACTAAAGAAAAGATTTTAAGAAATTTTGGCATGCCCCATCCTGAAGGTTACCGCAAAGCCCTGCGGGTAATGAAACTCGCAGAAAAATTTGATTTACCAATTGTAACTTTGGTTGATACTCCAGGCGCATATCCTGGTGTCGGAGCGGAAGAAAGGGGGCAGGCCGAAGCTATTGCCCGAAATCTTAAGGAAATGGCAGTATTAAGGGTGCCAATTGTTGCAATAATTACCGGTGAAGGTGGCTCCGGCGGCGCATTAGCGTTAGCCGTCGGTAACCGCGTCTTAATGATGGAATATGCAATCTATTCGGTCATATCTCCAGAAGGTTGCGCGTCAATACTTTGGCGAGATAGTGATAAAGCCGAAGAAGCCGCAAAAGTATTGAAAATTACTGCCCAAGATTTATTGCAATTTGGCATAATTGATGAAATTATTCCGGAACCACTCGGCGGAGCCCACCAAGATTATCGACTGGCTTCTCAATATCTTAAACAAAGCATCATTAAAAATCTTTCCGAATTAAAAAGTCTGTCAAAAGAAGAGTTAGTGCGTCAAAGAATTGAGAAATTCCAGAACATTGGAATCTACCGTGATCGGGCATAA
- a CDS encoding NTPase has translation MKILITGKPRSGKTTLIKKLLSLLPNISFGGFFTEEIKENGKRIGFKIVTTFGEQGVLAHQKYRSSLRISRYGVNLADLEIIGINSLKKALQEKDLIIIDEIGKMELMSDKFKSAIQEIFHKANRQAVIATIPISNIPFLNHLKSYPNTVVFDTSKQKIEDIIKSCLKSLTKWHDSQAK, from the coding sequence ATGAAGATTTTAATAACTGGTAAGCCGCGTTCAGGTAAAACCACTTTGATTAAAAAACTCTTATCTTTATTGCCTAATATTTCGTTTGGCGGATTTTTTACTGAAGAGATAAAAGAAAATGGCAAAAGAATCGGATTTAAAATAGTTACGACTTTTGGTGAACAAGGTGTTTTAGCCCACCAGAAGTATAGAAGTTCGCTTCGTATCTCAAGATATGGAGTGAATCTTGCTGACTTAGAAATAATCGGCATCAATAGTCTAAAAAAAGCGTTACAAGAAAAAGATTTGATTATTATCGACGAAATTGGTAAAATGGAACTGATGAGCGATAAATTCAAAAGTGCAATTCAAGAAATTTTTCACAAGGCTAACCGTCAAGCCGTCATTGCTACAATCCCTATATCAAATATTCCTTTTCTGAATCATCTAAAATCCTATCCGAATACTGTTGTCTTCGATACGAGCAAGCAAAAAATTGAAGATATTATAAAAAGTTGTTTAAAATCTTTAACAAAATGGCACGACTCGCAAGCCAAGTAA
- a CDS encoding glutaredoxin family protein, with protein MKLNHIEGKNRGKIVLYALSTCGWCKRTKTLLRELGVSYDYIDVDLLTGKERDEVLAEIKKWNPKLSFPTLVIRDAECIVGFEEDKIKQALTND; from the coding sequence ATGAAATTAAATCATATTGAAGGTAAAAATAGAGGAAAAATTGTGTTATATGCTTTGAGTACTTGTGGTTGGTGTAAAAGAACTAAAACGCTCTTAAGAGAATTAGGTGTGTCATATGATTATATTGATGTCGATTTGCTTACCGGCAAAGAACGAGACGAAGTTTTAGCCGAAATAAAAAAATGGAATCCAAAACTTTCTTTTCCTACACTTGTAATTCGCGATGCAGAATGTATCGTTGGCTTTGAAGAAGACAAAATCAAGCAAGCATTAACTAATGACTGA
- a CDS encoding cupin domain-containing protein, whose translation MEINPFFGDYASLAPYIYNLPVGKKVGLHKHPTTDELFFIVKGKIKFRVGQKEFIAVPGDVVQGKMDIPHSFENIGDEPAAFLSVKGPKPVDLVMLE comes from the coding sequence GTGGAAATTAACCCGTTCTTTGGTGATTATGCGTCGCTTGCCCCATATATTTATAATTTACCCGTAGGCAAAAAAGTCGGATTGCATAAACACCCCACTACAGATGAGCTCTTTTTTATCGTTAAAGGTAAAATCAAGTTTCGAGTCGGTCAAAAAGAATTTATTGCTGTGCCGGGTGATGTGGTCCAAGGTAAAATGGATATTCCCCATTCGTTTGAAAATATCGGCGATGAACCCGCGGCATTCCTTTCAGTAAAAGGACCAAAACCAGTTGATTTAGTAATGTTAGAATAA
- the amrB gene encoding AmmeMemoRadiSam system protein B, producing MIREAVVAGQFYPGDKKILQKTVDDLLIKTTTPKIHGKIIGIVVPHAGYPYSGPTAAYAYKAIAEKDIQTVIMLGPTHRVFIQGFAVYGQGSWQTPLGQVAIDESVAQAIITQSNKIRNLPDAHSEEHSLEVQLPFLQRTLKDFKIVPIMSLEPTFNECQILAQAIANVIKNKNVVLLASSDLYHGYSYDACKKTDALTLSYLEKFDPEGLYNALKQDKAQACGGYPIVIVMLTSKLLGANQSQILHQTNSNDVMGERGGYCVGYASAIFYKTETKSKTDEIKTNDINQHDIIQLTEQEKKELLRIARTTIENHIVGKKIPEFKPITEKLKEQYGVFVTLKKRGQLRGCIGYVQGIKPLYQAVSDMAIAASTEDPRFPRVTANELKDITIEITVMTPLRRIKNINEIQVGKHGIVIKRGYNQGLLLPQVATEEGWDRETFLKHTCWKAGLPENAWQDRNTEIYVFSGTIIKESE from the coding sequence ATGATAAGAGAAGCAGTTGTTGCCGGTCAATTTTATCCGGGTGACAAAAAGATTCTCCAGAAAACCGTTGATGACCTTTTAATTAAAACTACGACGCCTAAAATTCACGGTAAAATTATTGGGATTGTTGTGCCTCATGCAGGTTACCCTTATTCTGGTCCAACTGCGGCCTATGCTTATAAGGCGATAGCAGAAAAAGATATTCAAACAGTGATTATGCTTGGTCCAACTCACCGAGTATTTATTCAGGGTTTTGCGGTATATGGACAAGGCAGTTGGCAAACACCTTTGGGGCAAGTTGCAATTGATGAATCGGTTGCTCAAGCAATCATCACACAGAGCAATAAAATTAGAAATCTTCCAGATGCCCACTCGGAAGAACACTCCTTAGAAGTCCAACTTCCTTTTCTCCAGCGAACGCTTAAAGATTTTAAGATTGTACCAATTATGTCTTTGGAACCGACTTTTAACGAATGTCAAATACTTGCTCAAGCCATTGCTAATGTAATTAAAAATAAGAATGTTGTACTATTGGCTTCTTCGGACTTATACCATGGTTACTCTTATGATGCTTGTAAAAAAACTGATGCCCTAACTTTGAGTTATCTGGAAAAATTCGACCCAGAGGGTCTATATAATGCCTTAAAACAAGATAAAGCCCAAGCCTGTGGTGGCTATCCTATTGTCATTGTAATGCTTACTAGTAAATTACTCGGTGCAAATCAATCACAGATACTTCATCAGACAAATTCTAATGATGTTATGGGAGAAAGAGGAGGTTATTGTGTTGGCTATGCCTCAGCGATATTTTATAAAACAGAAACTAAATCTAAAACTGATGAAATAAAAACCAATGATATCAACCAACACGATATAATTCAATTAACGGAACAGGAGAAAAAAGAACTTTTAAGAATTGCTCGCACAACGATAGAAAATCATATTGTAGGTAAAAAAATCCCTGAATTTAAACCAATAACCGAAAAATTAAAAGAACAATATGGTGTATTTGTCACTCTAAAAAAGAGAGGACAACTTCGTGGTTGTATTGGTTATGTTCAAGGAATAAAACCACTATATCAAGCAGTCTCAGATATGGCGATTGCCGCATCAACTGAAGACCCAAGATTTCCTCGCGTAACTGCAAACGAATTAAAAGATATTACAATTGAAATTACCGTGATGACTCCTTTAAGAAGAATCAAAAACATTAACGAAATACAGGTTGGTAAACATGGTATAGTTATAAAACGAGGCTATAATCAAGGATTATTGTTGCCTCAAGTGGCAACTGAAGAAGGCTGGGACCGAGAAACTTTCTTAAAGCATACTTGTTGGAAAGCCGGCTTACCAGAAAATGCCTGGCAGGATAGAAATACTGAAATCTATGTTTTTTCCGGAACAATTATCAAAGAGTCCGAGTAA